A window from Hypomesus transpacificus isolate Combined female chromosome 26, fHypTra1, whole genome shotgun sequence encodes these proteins:
- the znf106b gene encoding zinc finger protein 106 isoform X1, which produces MANVTMKNPAAKSYCMLCRMSFNKTKAHKHMQSLKHHRELEAVTGTDYTHECQACGTSHIGLKCYARHISTPKHKANMKRLFLKNKKPIFVEWTLDNDTLSRIRIRNKKLRLSQKKKRNKTKKHNLQQQKTMKPASAEERQKNINPGQNQKQVKRQQPLVKTQPKTATSQPEPKGQNKENRLAGRLGWLLPGYPSTNQHHGGGKSVKPESLSRNKQSQATQSTSSKRKGHNKSITSGSCNNKYQNKFTRDDDNERFSLAGKLEKEKKNPQGAKPVNHTPNKSTMSISRDMCHYSSFTGSGTDLDYTNDDLPEAGSITFHTWPVPNIPERAPDSGESALNTPVSTCRLHDPNPGHSQVEDKNMGPIRSEDVTVMLHQIRRALGRRDPARASSEAQTQPHRETNTELSKATVDPMSDTKRQISGDSAAQGRVPRCRTLELPPSLSRHISEAGPQPNLNTACRIRNANESWKGRAEKEAALKPTMQKLLSSSGSQRKVNCKMYQEATRKNQETVKGIPRFCIELVHHLSNSEGLTVDEEIPLSRHYDLSPPPAQTSPDGEGESGAQRVEQPSVASGFPVSLKAESSWGHGDDGVVVHRARKRCNTVGRMDSELPGVSADHSAKRQKGKLRKADSGQVDQLLAVSLKEEELSRSMLAVDVSLIQARSALQAAYTEVQRLLLVKQQVIGEVSGLRARRIEILQGMQVGYSVVTSNDDTATALSTHNSPAPVLSNPYMVSSILPPIAFSPPLSTLTASLHPLGPLPLSLPPTINPDPQNLSLDSLPSQILKQANVFPPSLETVAVIPNLQRAIQSPSAPITTPVPPSVAQQMPPTAPSDPASPLVNLPAVSPPNNQREVNVTAAPTVSKSVDVRDDKLRLEIKRSLEDSSSSDSEEDLEGPIKDSVASESLEDSDCSIQIVETTSASRMEEVVAIEDSDSEDDRGSPAPPQASSTPRGPLELSIVEVSSSSTQTRAPPGLLNSIKQDPHKTGPSDGEPSLGFFEGHTGPVHGLQIHEGLLYTCSGDNTARAFNLQSRQCQAVFEGHTNKINCLLVSSLPGLPSRLYTGSSDQTVRCYSIKSMKCLEQISLPDRVLCLHTAWKILYVGLANGSVVNFELKTQRELDVFECHGPRGVSCLGTAQEGSRRVLLVGSYDSSISVRDAHSGLLLRSLQGHTKTVLCMKVVNDLVFSGSSDTSVHAHNIHNGELVRIYKGHGHAVTALAILGKVMVTASLDKLVRVYELQSHDRLQVYGGHTDMVMCMAIHKSVIYTGCYNGTVQAVKLNLIENYRCWWQGCSLIFAVADHLVQHLLSDHSNAQLQNVKCRWKSCDAFFSAKQSSLKELPGHMQSHVKKDSKLET; this is translated from the exons ATGGCTAACGTTACCATGAAAAATCCTGCCGCAAAGAGCTACTGTATGCTGTGCAGAATGTCTTTCAACAAAACA AAAGCACATAAGCATATGCAGAGCCTGAAACACCACCGGGAACTTGAGGCTGTGACGGGCAC GGACTATACTCATGAGTGCCAGGCTTGTGGGACAAGCCACATTGGCCTGAAGTGCTATGCAAGACACATATCTACACCCAAACACAAAGCCAACATGAAAAGGTTGTTTCTGAAAAATAAAAAGCCCATCTTTGTTGAGTGGACCCTGGACAATGACACCCTTTCAAGAATCAGGATACGCAACAAAAAACTCAGACTTTCACA gaaaaagaaaagaaacaagaCAAAGAAGCACAACTTGCAGCAACAAAAGACAATGAAACCGGCATCAGCAGAGGAGCGACAGAAGAACATTAACCCTGGACAGAATCAAAAGCAGGTGAAAAGACAGCAACCTCTGGTAAAGACCCAACCCAAAACTGCAACAAGTCAGCCTGAGCCGAAGGGTCAGAATAAGGAGAACAGGTTAGCTGGAAGACTTGGGTGGCTGCTGCCTGGATACCCCAGCACAAACCAGCATCATGGTGGTGGAAAGTCTGTTAAACCGGAGAGTCTTAGCCGCAATAAGCAATCCCAGGCCACCCAATCAACAAGCTCAAAACGAAAGGGCCATAATAAATCCATTACTTCAGGTTCTTGCAACAACAAGTACCAGAATAAATTCACCAGAGATGACGACAATGAGAGGTTTTCATTAGCAGGCAagcttgaaaaagaaaaaaagaacccCCAAGGAGCTAAACCAGTCAACCACACTCCAAACAAGTCAACTATGTCCATCAGCAGAGACATGTGTCATTATAGTAGCTTTACTGGTAGTGGCACAGACCTGGACTACACCAATGATGACTTGCCTGAAGCTGGGTCCATAACATTTCATACGTGGCCCGTGCCGAACATTCCGGAAAGAGCCCCGGACTCGGGGGAGAGTGCACTCAACACCCCTGTGTCTACCTGTAGATTACATGACCCTAACCCAGGCCATTCCCAGGTTGAAGACAAAAACATGGGTCCCATACGGAGTGAGGATGTCACTGTGATGCTCCACCAGATCAGGAgggccctggggaggagggatcCAGCCAGGGCCTCCAGTGAAGCACAGACTCAGCCGCACAGAGAAACGAATACAGAGCTGTCAAAGGCAACTGTGGACCCCATGTCTGACACAAAAAGGCAGATTAGCGGGGATAGTGCAGCCCAGGGCAGGGTGCCAAGATGCCGTACCCTggagctgcccccctcccttaGCAGACATATTAGTGAAGCAGGGCCTCAGCCCAACCTCAACACGGCTTGTAGGATCCGGAACGCCAACGAATCATGGAAGGGCCGGGCAGAGAAGGAGGCGGCGCTGAAGCCCACCATGCAGAAACTGCTGAGCTCGTCAGGCTCCCAGAGGAAGGTCAACTGTAAGATGTACCAGGAGGCCACCAGAAAAAACCAGGAGACTGTCAAAGGCATTCCCAG GTTTTGTATTGAGCTGGTACATCATCTCTCCAACTCAGAGGGCTTGACTGTTGACGAGGAAATTCCCCTGTCTCGGCACTATgacctgtctcctccccctgcccagaCATCACCTGACGGAGAGGGAGAATCCGGGGCCCAGAGAGTGGAACAGCCCAGCGTAGCCTCAGggttccctgtctctctgaagGCAGAGTCTAGCTGGGGTCATGGTGACGATGGAGTAGTGGTCCACAGAGCTAGGAAGAGGTGTAACACTGTGggcaggatg GATAGCGAACTACCTGGTGTATCTGCTGACCACAGCGcaaaaagacagaaagggaaaTTAAGGAAGG CAGACTCTGGCCAGGTGGATCAGCTCTTAGCCGTGtctctgaaggaggaggagctgagccgGTCCATGCTGGCTGTGGACGTTTCTCTCATCCAGGCCCGCAGCGCACTGCAGGCCGCCTACACGGAAGTTCAGCGGCTCCTGTTGGTCAAACAGCAG GTGATTGGGGAGGTCAGTGGTCTGCGAGCCAGGCGTATTGAGATCCTGCAGGGGATGCAAG TTGGATACTCTGTGGTGACTAGCAACGACGACACCGCTACAGCACTGTCGACCCACAACTCCCCTGCTCCTGTGCTGTCAAACCCCTACATGGtctcctccatcctgccccccattgctttctctcctcccctttccaccCTGACCGCGTCCCTGCACCCGCTGGGCCCCTTGCCCCTATCCTTGCCCCCCACAATCAACCCTGACCCCCAAAACCTTTCCCTCGACAGCTTGCCAAGTCAGATATTGAAACAGGCGAATGTTTTCCCACCAAGTCTGGAAACAG TTGCTGTCATTCCGAACCTCCAGAGGGCTATCCAGTCTCCGTCAGCACCCATAACCACACCGGTTCCACCCAGTGTTGCCCAGCAGATGCCTCCCACTGCCCCATCAGACCCAGCCTCCCCGCTAGTCAATCTGCCTGCAGTGTCACCCCCTAACAACCAGAGGGAGGTAAATGTCACCGCTGCACCAACTGTCTCTAAGTCTGTGGATGTTCGAGATGACAAGTTGAGGCTGGAGATTAAGAGAAGTTTGGAGGATTCAAGTTCAAGCGACTCCGAGGAAGACCTCGAGGGGCCCATCAAGGACTCTGTGGCCTCAGAGTCGCTAGAGGACAGCGACTGTTCTATCCAGATTGTGGAGACAACCTCAGCAAGCCGCATGGAGGAGGTAGTCGCCATCGAAGACTCCGACAGCGAGGATGACCGTggttcccctgctcctccccaggCTAGCTCCACCCCTCGCGGGCCCCTGGAACTGTCCATTGTGGAAGTGAGCTcctccagcacccagaccagagCCCCTCCAGGACTCCTTAACAGTATCAAGCAAGACCCCCACAAGACGGGACCTTCAGATGGAGAACCTTCTCTGGGTTTTTTTGAAGGCCACACAGGTCCTGTCCATGGACTCCAGATTCACGAAGGTTTGCTATACACATGCTCCGGAGACAACACAGCACGGGCCTTCAACTTACAG AGCAGGCAGTGCCAGGCTGTGTTCGAGGGCCACACCAACAAGATCAACTGCCTGCTAGTGTCGTCTCTGCCTGGTCTTCCGTCTCGCCTCTACACGGGCTCCAGTGACCAGACCGTCCGCTGCTACAGCATCAAA TCTATGAAGTGTCTGGAGCAGATTTCACTGCCTGACCGGGTGCTATGTCTGCACACGGCCTGGAAGATTCTCTACGTGGGGCTTGCCAATGGATCTGTGGTCAACTTCGAGTTAAAG ACGCAGAGGGAGCTGGATGTGTTTGAGTGCCACGGCCCCCGGGGGGTGAGCTGCCTGGGCACAGCGCAGGAGGGCTCTCGCCGAGTGCTGCTGGTGGGCTCCTACGACAGCAGCATCAGTGTCCGCGACGCCCACAGTGGCCTGCTGCTCCGCTCCCTGCAGGGACACACCAAGACGGTTCTCTGCATGAAG GTGGTGAACGATCTGGTCTTCAGCGGCTCTAGTGACACGTCGGTCCACGCCCACAACATCCAC AATGGAGAGCTGGTACGCATCTACAAGGGTCATGGCCATGCAGTGACGGCATTAGCCATCTTGGGGAAAGTGATGGTCACAGCCTCTCTGGACAAGCTGGTGCGAGTGTATGAGTTACAG tCCCATGACCGCCTGCAGGTGTACGGAGGCCACACAGACATGGTGATGTGTATGGCCATCCATAAGAGTGTA ATCTATACGGGCTGCTACAATGGGACTGTACAGGCGGTGAAACTCAACCTGATCGAGAACTATCGTTGCTGG TGGCAGGGCTGCTCTCTGATCTTTGCCGTGGCGGACCATCTCGTTCAGCACCTGCTCTCTGACCACAGTAATGCACAGCTGCAGAATGTCAAGTGCCGCTGGAAGTCCTGTGACGCCTTCTTTTCTGCCAAACAATCCTCGCTGAAA GAGCTGCCTGGACACATGCAGAGCCATGTGAAAAAGGACAGCAAGCTGGAGACCTGA
- the churc1 gene encoding protein Churchill, protein MCNGCVQKEYPDRGSICLENGSYLMNYLACANCHQRDFVLISNKSTEEEDGEEIVTYDHVCKNCEHVIARHEYTFSVVDEYQEYTMLCLLCGKAEDSISVLPDDPRQSAPLF, encoded by the exons ATGTGCAATGGTTGTGTACAGAAAGAATACCCTGACAGG GGAAGCATCTGTTTGGAGAATGGTTCCTATCTGATGAATTACCTGGCCTGTGCCAACTGCCACCAGAGGGACTTTGTCTTGATCAGTAATAAGTCCACAGAagaagaggatggagaggagattgTCACTTATGACC ATGTGTGTAAGAATTGTGAACACGTGATAGCTCGGCATGAGTACACATTCTCTGTGGTTGACGAATATCAG GAGTACACAATGCTCTGCTTGCTTTGTGGGAAGGCAGAAGACTCCATCAGTGTGCTGCCAGACGATCCCAGACAGTCTGCCCCTCTCTTCTAG
- the znf106b gene encoding zinc finger protein 106 isoform X2 — translation MANVTMKNPAAKSYCMLCRMSFNKTKAHKHMQSLKHHRELEAVTGTDYTHECQACGTSHIGLKCYARHISTPKHKANMKRLFLKNKKPIFVEWTLDNDTLSRIRIRNKKLRLSQKKKRNKTKKHNLQQQKTMKPASAEERQKNINPGQNQKQVKRQQPLVKTQPKTATSQPEPKGQNKENRLAGRLGWLLPGYPSTNQHHGGGKSVKPESLSRNKQSQATQSTSSKRKGHNKSITSGSCNNKYQNKFTRDDDNERFSLAGKLEKEKKNPQGAKPVNHTPNKSTMSISRDMCHYSSFTGSGTDLDYTNDDLPEAGSITFHTWPVPNIPERAPDSGESALNTPVSTCRLHDPNPGHSQVEDKNMGPIRSEDVTVMLHQIRRALGRRDPARASSEAQTQPHRETNTELSKATVDPMSDTKRQISGDSAAQGRVPRCRTLELPPSLSRHISEAGPQPNLNTACRIRNANESWKGRAEKEAALKPTMQKLLSSSGSQRKVNCKMYQEATRKNQETVKGIPRFCIELVHHLSNSEGLTVDEEIPLSRHYDLSPPPAQTSPDGEGESGAQRVEQPSVASGFPVSLKAESSWGHGDDGVVVHRARKRCNTVGRMDSELPGVSADHSAKRQKGKLRKDSGQVDQLLAVSLKEEELSRSMLAVDVSLIQARSALQAAYTEVQRLLLVKQQVIGEVSGLRARRIEILQGMQVGYSVVTSNDDTATALSTHNSPAPVLSNPYMVSSILPPIAFSPPLSTLTASLHPLGPLPLSLPPTINPDPQNLSLDSLPSQILKQANVFPPSLETVAVIPNLQRAIQSPSAPITTPVPPSVAQQMPPTAPSDPASPLVNLPAVSPPNNQREVNVTAAPTVSKSVDVRDDKLRLEIKRSLEDSSSSDSEEDLEGPIKDSVASESLEDSDCSIQIVETTSASRMEEVVAIEDSDSEDDRGSPAPPQASSTPRGPLELSIVEVSSSSTQTRAPPGLLNSIKQDPHKTGPSDGEPSLGFFEGHTGPVHGLQIHEGLLYTCSGDNTARAFNLQSRQCQAVFEGHTNKINCLLVSSLPGLPSRLYTGSSDQTVRCYSIKSMKCLEQISLPDRVLCLHTAWKILYVGLANGSVVNFELKTQRELDVFECHGPRGVSCLGTAQEGSRRVLLVGSYDSSISVRDAHSGLLLRSLQGHTKTVLCMKVVNDLVFSGSSDTSVHAHNIHNGELVRIYKGHGHAVTALAILGKVMVTASLDKLVRVYELQSHDRLQVYGGHTDMVMCMAIHKSVIYTGCYNGTVQAVKLNLIENYRCWWQGCSLIFAVADHLVQHLLSDHSNAQLQNVKCRWKSCDAFFSAKQSSLKELPGHMQSHVKKDSKLET, via the exons ATGGCTAACGTTACCATGAAAAATCCTGCCGCAAAGAGCTACTGTATGCTGTGCAGAATGTCTTTCAACAAAACA AAAGCACATAAGCATATGCAGAGCCTGAAACACCACCGGGAACTTGAGGCTGTGACGGGCAC GGACTATACTCATGAGTGCCAGGCTTGTGGGACAAGCCACATTGGCCTGAAGTGCTATGCAAGACACATATCTACACCCAAACACAAAGCCAACATGAAAAGGTTGTTTCTGAAAAATAAAAAGCCCATCTTTGTTGAGTGGACCCTGGACAATGACACCCTTTCAAGAATCAGGATACGCAACAAAAAACTCAGACTTTCACA gaaaaagaaaagaaacaagaCAAAGAAGCACAACTTGCAGCAACAAAAGACAATGAAACCGGCATCAGCAGAGGAGCGACAGAAGAACATTAACCCTGGACAGAATCAAAAGCAGGTGAAAAGACAGCAACCTCTGGTAAAGACCCAACCCAAAACTGCAACAAGTCAGCCTGAGCCGAAGGGTCAGAATAAGGAGAACAGGTTAGCTGGAAGACTTGGGTGGCTGCTGCCTGGATACCCCAGCACAAACCAGCATCATGGTGGTGGAAAGTCTGTTAAACCGGAGAGTCTTAGCCGCAATAAGCAATCCCAGGCCACCCAATCAACAAGCTCAAAACGAAAGGGCCATAATAAATCCATTACTTCAGGTTCTTGCAACAACAAGTACCAGAATAAATTCACCAGAGATGACGACAATGAGAGGTTTTCATTAGCAGGCAagcttgaaaaagaaaaaaagaacccCCAAGGAGCTAAACCAGTCAACCACACTCCAAACAAGTCAACTATGTCCATCAGCAGAGACATGTGTCATTATAGTAGCTTTACTGGTAGTGGCACAGACCTGGACTACACCAATGATGACTTGCCTGAAGCTGGGTCCATAACATTTCATACGTGGCCCGTGCCGAACATTCCGGAAAGAGCCCCGGACTCGGGGGAGAGTGCACTCAACACCCCTGTGTCTACCTGTAGATTACATGACCCTAACCCAGGCCATTCCCAGGTTGAAGACAAAAACATGGGTCCCATACGGAGTGAGGATGTCACTGTGATGCTCCACCAGATCAGGAgggccctggggaggagggatcCAGCCAGGGCCTCCAGTGAAGCACAGACTCAGCCGCACAGAGAAACGAATACAGAGCTGTCAAAGGCAACTGTGGACCCCATGTCTGACACAAAAAGGCAGATTAGCGGGGATAGTGCAGCCCAGGGCAGGGTGCCAAGATGCCGTACCCTggagctgcccccctcccttaGCAGACATATTAGTGAAGCAGGGCCTCAGCCCAACCTCAACACGGCTTGTAGGATCCGGAACGCCAACGAATCATGGAAGGGCCGGGCAGAGAAGGAGGCGGCGCTGAAGCCCACCATGCAGAAACTGCTGAGCTCGTCAGGCTCCCAGAGGAAGGTCAACTGTAAGATGTACCAGGAGGCCACCAGAAAAAACCAGGAGACTGTCAAAGGCATTCCCAG GTTTTGTATTGAGCTGGTACATCATCTCTCCAACTCAGAGGGCTTGACTGTTGACGAGGAAATTCCCCTGTCTCGGCACTATgacctgtctcctccccctgcccagaCATCACCTGACGGAGAGGGAGAATCCGGGGCCCAGAGAGTGGAACAGCCCAGCGTAGCCTCAGggttccctgtctctctgaagGCAGAGTCTAGCTGGGGTCATGGTGACGATGGAGTAGTGGTCCACAGAGCTAGGAAGAGGTGTAACACTGTGggcaggatg GATAGCGAACTACCTGGTGTATCTGCTGACCACAGCGcaaaaagacagaaagggaaaTTAAGGAAGG ACTCTGGCCAGGTGGATCAGCTCTTAGCCGTGtctctgaaggaggaggagctgagccgGTCCATGCTGGCTGTGGACGTTTCTCTCATCCAGGCCCGCAGCGCACTGCAGGCCGCCTACACGGAAGTTCAGCGGCTCCTGTTGGTCAAACAGCAG GTGATTGGGGAGGTCAGTGGTCTGCGAGCCAGGCGTATTGAGATCCTGCAGGGGATGCAAG TTGGATACTCTGTGGTGACTAGCAACGACGACACCGCTACAGCACTGTCGACCCACAACTCCCCTGCTCCTGTGCTGTCAAACCCCTACATGGtctcctccatcctgccccccattgctttctctcctcccctttccaccCTGACCGCGTCCCTGCACCCGCTGGGCCCCTTGCCCCTATCCTTGCCCCCCACAATCAACCCTGACCCCCAAAACCTTTCCCTCGACAGCTTGCCAAGTCAGATATTGAAACAGGCGAATGTTTTCCCACCAAGTCTGGAAACAG TTGCTGTCATTCCGAACCTCCAGAGGGCTATCCAGTCTCCGTCAGCACCCATAACCACACCGGTTCCACCCAGTGTTGCCCAGCAGATGCCTCCCACTGCCCCATCAGACCCAGCCTCCCCGCTAGTCAATCTGCCTGCAGTGTCACCCCCTAACAACCAGAGGGAGGTAAATGTCACCGCTGCACCAACTGTCTCTAAGTCTGTGGATGTTCGAGATGACAAGTTGAGGCTGGAGATTAAGAGAAGTTTGGAGGATTCAAGTTCAAGCGACTCCGAGGAAGACCTCGAGGGGCCCATCAAGGACTCTGTGGCCTCAGAGTCGCTAGAGGACAGCGACTGTTCTATCCAGATTGTGGAGACAACCTCAGCAAGCCGCATGGAGGAGGTAGTCGCCATCGAAGACTCCGACAGCGAGGATGACCGTggttcccctgctcctccccaggCTAGCTCCACCCCTCGCGGGCCCCTGGAACTGTCCATTGTGGAAGTGAGCTcctccagcacccagaccagagCCCCTCCAGGACTCCTTAACAGTATCAAGCAAGACCCCCACAAGACGGGACCTTCAGATGGAGAACCTTCTCTGGGTTTTTTTGAAGGCCACACAGGTCCTGTCCATGGACTCCAGATTCACGAAGGTTTGCTATACACATGCTCCGGAGACAACACAGCACGGGCCTTCAACTTACAG AGCAGGCAGTGCCAGGCTGTGTTCGAGGGCCACACCAACAAGATCAACTGCCTGCTAGTGTCGTCTCTGCCTGGTCTTCCGTCTCGCCTCTACACGGGCTCCAGTGACCAGACCGTCCGCTGCTACAGCATCAAA TCTATGAAGTGTCTGGAGCAGATTTCACTGCCTGACCGGGTGCTATGTCTGCACACGGCCTGGAAGATTCTCTACGTGGGGCTTGCCAATGGATCTGTGGTCAACTTCGAGTTAAAG ACGCAGAGGGAGCTGGATGTGTTTGAGTGCCACGGCCCCCGGGGGGTGAGCTGCCTGGGCACAGCGCAGGAGGGCTCTCGCCGAGTGCTGCTGGTGGGCTCCTACGACAGCAGCATCAGTGTCCGCGACGCCCACAGTGGCCTGCTGCTCCGCTCCCTGCAGGGACACACCAAGACGGTTCTCTGCATGAAG GTGGTGAACGATCTGGTCTTCAGCGGCTCTAGTGACACGTCGGTCCACGCCCACAACATCCAC AATGGAGAGCTGGTACGCATCTACAAGGGTCATGGCCATGCAGTGACGGCATTAGCCATCTTGGGGAAAGTGATGGTCACAGCCTCTCTGGACAAGCTGGTGCGAGTGTATGAGTTACAG tCCCATGACCGCCTGCAGGTGTACGGAGGCCACACAGACATGGTGATGTGTATGGCCATCCATAAGAGTGTA ATCTATACGGGCTGCTACAATGGGACTGTACAGGCGGTGAAACTCAACCTGATCGAGAACTATCGTTGCTGG TGGCAGGGCTGCTCTCTGATCTTTGCCGTGGCGGACCATCTCGTTCAGCACCTGCTCTCTGACCACAGTAATGCACAGCTGCAGAATGTCAAGTGCCGCTGGAAGTCCTGTGACGCCTTCTTTTCTGCCAAACAATCCTCGCTGAAA GAGCTGCCTGGACACATGCAGAGCCATGTGAAAAAGGACAGCAAGCTGGAGACCTGA
- the LOC124487495 gene encoding uncharacterized protein LOC124487495 — MSNNSLEAALLLGDVFLNQIQEQNQIPPAKKGKPCRTTVQWTERDSSVNVGRPQRKGTTKSSGNERQALNPVYDTSVATFQKDFILQTEIASLIEELGHILNNEPEELSSAMTWQKRQAMSHERWQMAREAMVGNVLAAEHVKDCICQHCQTEEAVIRCRDCLPRQYLCTKCDGEVHHHLPLHNRDSMVCGFYKPLSPTTAVKRHSQAYHYSEQVRLLPVLLPQSICACPASSCRMISGKSIILIGMNGRYNLTLPAMECSVCLATWAVGLSDLLMSGYWPASVHFETVYEAGLFRSFLDLKLLAPGVLRQAFLGISVYGKKSR; from the exons ATGTCCAATAACTCGCTAGAAGCGGCACTTCTTCTTGGTGATGTGTTCCTTAACCAGATACAG GAACAAAACCAAATCCCGCCTGCTAAAAAGGGCAAACCATGTCGCACAACTGTCCAGTGGACGGAAAGGGACAGCAGTGTAAATGTTGGAAGGCCTCAACGGAAAGGAACCACAAAATCTTCTGGGAATGAAAGGCAGGCCTTGAATCCTG TTTACGACACCAGTGTGGCCACCTTTCAGAAAGATTTTATTCTTCAAACAGAGATCG CTTCACTCATTGAAGAACTGGGGCATATTTTAAACAATGAGCCAGAAGAATTATCTTCAGCCATGACCTGGCAAAAAAGGCAGGCTATGAGCCATGAGAGATGGCAGATGGCGAGGGAGGCCATGGTTGGAAATGTATTGGCAGCTGAGCATGTGAAGGACTGCATCTGCCAACACTGCCAAACTGAAGAGGCTGTTATAAGGTGCAGAGACTGTCTACCTAGGCAGTATCTCTGCACCAAATGTGATGGAGAAGTTCACCATCACCTACCTCTCCACAACAGGGACTCCATGGTTTGTGGGTTTTACAAGCCATTGAGTCCAACCACTGCAGTCAAGAGGCATTCACAGGCCTATCATTATTCTGAGCAGG TCCGACTTCTCCCGGTACTTTTGCCCCAGAGCATTTGCGCTTGCCCAGCAAGTTCATGCCGGATGATCAGTGGCAAGTCCATCATTCTGATAGGAATGAATG GACGCTACAACCTCACCCTTCCAGCTATGGAGTGCTCCGTCTGTTTGGCAACATGGGCAGTTGGGCTGAGTGATCTCCTTATGTCTGGGTACTGGCCAGCCTCTGTACATTTTGAGACCGTGTACGAGGCTGGGCTCTTCAGGTCTTTCTTGGACTTAAAGCTTTTGGCTCCAGGAGTCTTACGTCAAGCATTCCTAGGGATTTCTGTGTACGGCAAAAAAAGTAGGTAG